The Hujiaoplasma nucleasis DNA window AATAAAAAAGTTTACTTTTTAATTAATATTTAGTATAATAACTAATGGTAAAGAAAAGGGGTGAAAGCAATGGCTAAAACAATTGTTAGAGATAACGAAAATATCGAAGATGCACTTCGTCGTTTTAAACGTGACGTATCTCGTTCGGGAAATCTTGCTCAAGCCCGTAAAAAAGAGTATTACGAAAAACCAAGTGTAATGAGAAAACAAAAGAAGAACAAAAATAAAAATAAATAGTTAATTATGACTTACATAAAAAAATGATGACAATTCACTAGAATTGTCATTAATTTTTTCTCATTATGACCTAACGTGATATAATATTTTTAAGGAGTGTATCATATTGACTGAAAAATTAAATATAAATATTGAGTTAAATCAATTGATTGATCTATTAGGGGTAAATGATAAAAATATCCAGTTGTTAAAACAACTATTAGATATAGAAATATATTCTAATCACCAAGAGTTGGTTGTAGAAACAGATAGTCCTGAAAAACTTGAATGGGTCCATAAAATTATTCGTGTTTTATTGGAGTTGATTCATAACAATATCGTTTTTAACGAAAGAGATATCATTTATATTTACCACTTATTAGCAAAAGAATCTGAGGAAGATGTAATTTCTCTATTTTTATCTAGAAAAGAAATTATTAAAACTTTTACCGGTAAACCTATTTACCCAAAAACTTTTAATCAAAAAAAGTATATAGAGATGATAGAAAATAATACCTTAATTTTTGGAATTGGTCCAGCGGGGACAGGTAAAACCTATTTGGCTGTTTTAATGGCCATTAAGCAATTGAAAAACAATAAGGTTAAGCGTATTATTTTAACAAGACCTGCTGTAGAAGCTGGAGAAAAACTAGGTTTTTTGCCTGGTGATTTAAAAGAAAAGGTTGATCCATATTTAAGGCCACTTTATGATGCCTTATATGATGTTTTAGGTCCTAAAGATGCTTTGGATTTATTGGATAAACAAGTCATTGAAATAGCGCCTTTGGCCTATATGAGAGGACGTACTTTAGACAATGCTTTTGTAATACTTGATGAAGCTCAAAACACAACGATAAATCAAATGAAATTGTTTTTAACCCGCTTGGGTTTTGGATCTAAAATGGTCGTCAATGGAGATATTACTCAAATTGATTTGCCTAGTTATCAATCATCAGGCCTTATTAAGGCTAAAAATATACTAAATAATATTCATACAGTAGCTTTATTGAATTTCGATAAGACTGATGTGGTTAGACACCCATTGGTACAAACCATTATTGAGAGGTTTGAGAATGATCAACATTAATATTATCAATCAATATGATCAAGAAAGTAAATATGATATCATTATTCAAAAAATCATTTTTCATGCTTACGATTATATGAGTATGTCTAGTGAACTTGTTATTAATGTGATTCTTATAGATGATATTCAAATGAAAGAATACAATCAGTATTATCGACAAATTGATAAAAGTACGGATGTATTGTCTTTTGAAAACGAGGATAGCGATGATGAACTAGGAGATATTTTTATCTCTATTGATAAGACCAAGTCGCAAGCGCTTGAATATGGACATTCTTTTGAAAGGGAACTTGCTTTTTTGACCTTGCATGGGTTTTTACATTGCTTAGGATATGATCATCTCAATGATGATGAAGAAAGAATTATGTTTAAATTACAAGATGAAATTATAGATCAAACAGAATTTAGGAGGTAAAATAATGAAAAATGAAATGTTAAATGAAGCTATAAAAATTATTGAAAATGCTTATGTGCCTTATTCAAAGTTTAGGGTAGCTGCAGTTTTAAAACTTAAAAACGGACAAACTTTAACGGGTGTTAATGTAGAGAATGCTTCTTATGGTTTATCCAATTGTGCAGAAAGAACTGCATTATTTCATGCATATGCTCAAGGATATCGTAAGGAAGATATAGATAAACTTTTAGTTTATACTGATAAAGAATATTTTGTTTCTCCTTGCGGAGCTTGTCGTCAAGTGATGAACGAACTATTGGAATCAGATGCTGAAGTGATCATGGCTAACAGCAAGGGTGAAATGAAATCTGTTAAAAACAAAGATTTATTGCCCTTCGGCTTTTCTAGTGAGGACCTTTAATGTTTAAATCAGGCTTTGTTACTATTATTGGAGAACCTAATGTTGGGAAATCAACTTTTTTGAATCAAGTTTTGAATCAAAAAATAGCCATTACTTCTAATAAGCCACAAACAACCCGAAATGTTTTTTCGGGTATTTATAATGATGATGATTCTCAAATTATATTTATGGATACACCTGGGATTCATACAGGTAAAACTAAGTTAAGTCATTACATATCTTCTGCAGCTTTGGCAACTGTAAAAACTGTTGATTTGGTTTTGTATATGATTAATGCATATGATGATGTGAAAGTTGATAACTTGGAAATTCTGAAACAACTTAAAGGTGTTAAAACACCAGTTTTTCTAATCATTAATAAGTTGGATACCATTAGTGATTATGAGCGTTTAGAAGAGGCTATAAATGTTTATAAAAACGCCTTTAATTTCAAGGGAGTTTTTGGAATATCTGCTTTACAGGGAGACAATGTTGATCTCTTAATTAAAGATATTAAAGAAGAACTAGAAGCTGGACCAAAGTATTATCCAGATGGAGAAATCTCTGATAGACCTGAAACTTTTATTATACAAGAGTTTATAAGAGAGAAGGTATTAGAGTATACTCATCAAGAAGTCCCTCATTCAGTGATGGTTTATTTAGAAAAGTATGAACAAAGAGAAAAAATTACTCATATTCATGCAGCTATTGTCGTAGAGCGGAAGTCTCAAAAAGGTATCATTATTGGTAAAGGTGGATCAATGTTAAAAAGGATAGGTTCATCAGCTAGAAATGATATCCAAGATTTTTTAAAAAGAAAAGTTTATTTAGAACTATTTTGTAAAGTTGAAGAAGATTGGCGAAATAGAGAATTTTACTTAAAAAATTATGGATTTAAAGATTCGCAATAAGGTGATTTTTTGGAACTAATTGAAGGTATAGTATTAAAACAAATCAATTACAAAGAAAGTTCAAAAATTATATATCTCTATACCAGTCATGGAAAGGTTTCAGTATTGGTACATGGGAGTAACAAACTTAAAAGCCCTTACTTAAATTTGGTTAGGGTTTTTTCTCATGTAAGATTGTTTGTTTCTGGGAAAGACTTGAAAACATTAAGAGAAGGAGAAGTTTTAAACTATTTTTCTTCTATTCCTGAAGACCTAAATCGTTATGCGTATGGCCTTCACTTACTAGAAACAGTTTATAATTTTTCAAATCATAATCATGATCATGAAAAACTTTATTTATTTTTACTTAAGATTTTATCTTTAATTTCAATATCTGACAATTTTGAACTTTATGTCATGATGTTTGAGTTAAAACTATTGTATTTATTGGGCGTACAACCCCTTTTAAAACATTGTGTTTTTTGTGAAAATACTAAAACTTTATCTTTTTCAATAAAAGATGGGGGAATGGTATGTGAAAATCATGGTTCTTATAGTGAATATAAAGTGAGTGCCATTGAATTAATGATAAAACTGTATTATTATGATTTAAGTCTTGGTGAAAAAATTGATTTTCATGCAGAAGATATTGTATCTTTAAGATTATTAATTGATTCTTATTATGAATATCATTTAAACTATAAAAGTAAGTCTAGGCAAATGATTAAAGAGTTAATGGCTTATTAGATAAGATTAAGCTATTGCTTTATGTTTAAAAGTGCTTAAATTGGCTTTTTAAAGTCTTTTGTCAATTTGACTTTTAACTTAATTTCATATATAATTAAAATGAGATATTATGCGGAAAAATGGAGGAACTTAGATTGAAATATACTTTAGAACAATTAAGTGCTTATGCTAAACAATATGGATTCATTTATCAAGGATCTGAGATTTATGGCGGATTGGCAAATACTTGGGATTATGGCCCATTGGGTGTGCACTTAAAAAATAATATTAAACAATTATGGTGGAAAAAATTTGTGAGTCAAAATAAACTTAATGTTGGATTGGACTCATCTATTTTATTAAACCCTAAAACTTGGGAAGCAACGGGACATTTAGATGGATTTAAAGATCCACTTATGGACTGTAAAGAATGTAAGACTAGATATAGAGCGGATAACCTTATTGCAGATACATCGAAAGGGAAAGTAGACGCTGATGGCTGGTCTTATGATAAAATGTATCAATACATCATCGATAATGAAATTCATTGTCCACATTGTGGTGGTTTCAATTTTACTGAAATTAGAGAATTTAACTTGATGTTTAAGACTCAGCAAGGTGTCACTTCAGAGTCAAATAATGATATATATTTACGCCCTGAAACTGCTCAAGGGATTTTTTTAAATTTTAAAAATATTCAGCGTACTTCAAGGAAGAAAGTACCTTTTGGTATTGGCCAAGTAGGTAAAAGTTTTAGAAATGAAATTACACCTGGTAACTATATTTTTAGAACTAGAGAGTTTGAGCAAATGGAACTTGAGTTTTTCTGTGTTCCTGGGACTGAATTAGAATGGTTTAAATATTGGAAAGAATTTTCTAAACAATTTCTTTTGACAT harbors:
- the rpsU gene encoding 30S ribosomal protein S21, producing MAKTIVRDNENIEDALRRFKRDVSRSGNLAQARKKEYYEKPSVMRKQKKNKNKNK
- a CDS encoding PhoH family protein; this encodes MTEKLNINIELNQLIDLLGVNDKNIQLLKQLLDIEIYSNHQELVVETDSPEKLEWVHKIIRVLLELIHNNIVFNERDIIYIYHLLAKESEEDVISLFLSRKEIIKTFTGKPIYPKTFNQKKYIEMIENNTLIFGIGPAGTGKTYLAVLMAIKQLKNNKVKRIILTRPAVEAGEKLGFLPGDLKEKVDPYLRPLYDALYDVLGPKDALDLLDKQVIEIAPLAYMRGRTLDNAFVILDEAQNTTINQMKLFLTRLGFGSKMVVNGDITQIDLPSYQSSGLIKAKNILNNIHTVALLNFDKTDVVRHPLVQTIIERFENDQH
- the ybeY gene encoding rRNA maturation RNase YbeY, producing the protein MININIINQYDQESKYDIIIQKIIFHAYDYMSMSSELVINVILIDDIQMKEYNQYYRQIDKSTDVLSFENEDSDDELGDIFISIDKTKSQALEYGHSFERELAFLTLHGFLHCLGYDHLNDDEERIMFKLQDEIIDQTEFRR
- the cdd gene encoding cytidine deaminase, producing the protein MKNEMLNEAIKIIENAYVPYSKFRVAAVLKLKNGQTLTGVNVENASYGLSNCAERTALFHAYAQGYRKEDIDKLLVYTDKEYFVSPCGACRQVMNELLESDAEVIMANSKGEMKSVKNKDLLPFGFSSEDL
- the era gene encoding GTPase Era produces the protein MFKSGFVTIIGEPNVGKSTFLNQVLNQKIAITSNKPQTTRNVFSGIYNDDDSQIIFMDTPGIHTGKTKLSHYISSAALATVKTVDLVLYMINAYDDVKVDNLEILKQLKGVKTPVFLIINKLDTISDYERLEEAINVYKNAFNFKGVFGISALQGDNVDLLIKDIKEELEAGPKYYPDGEISDRPETFIIQEFIREKVLEYTHQEVPHSVMVYLEKYEQREKITHIHAAIVVERKSQKGIIIGKGGSMLKRIGSSARNDIQDFLKRKVYLELFCKVEEDWRNREFYLKNYGFKDSQ
- the recO gene encoding DNA repair protein RecO — translated: MELIEGIVLKQINYKESSKIIYLYTSHGKVSVLVHGSNKLKSPYLNLVRVFSHVRLFVSGKDLKTLREGEVLNYFSSIPEDLNRYAYGLHLLETVYNFSNHNHDHEKLYLFLLKILSLISISDNFELYVMMFELKLLYLLGVQPLLKHCVFCENTKTLSFSIKDGGMVCENHGSYSEYKVSAIELMIKLYYYDLSLGEKIDFHAEDIVSLRLLIDSYYEYHLNYKSKSRQMIKELMAY
- a CDS encoding glycine--tRNA ligase is translated as MEELRLKYTLEQLSAYAKQYGFIYQGSEIYGGLANTWDYGPLGVHLKNNIKQLWWKKFVSQNKLNVGLDSSILLNPKTWEATGHLDGFKDPLMDCKECKTRYRADNLIADTSKGKVDADGWSYDKMYQYIIDNEIHCPHCGGFNFTEIREFNLMFKTQQGVTSESNNDIYLRPETAQGIFLNFKNIQRTSRKKVPFGIGQVGKSFRNEITPGNYIFRTREFEQMELEFFCVPGTELEWFKYWKEFSKQFLLTCGLKEENIQFHDHPKEKLSFYSNATTDILFAYPWGFDELWGIASRTDYDLSRHQEFSGENLEYLDPNTNESYLPYVIEPSLGVERLFLAILLDSLEEETLEDGSSRTLLRISKDLAPYQVNVLPLVKKYHAEKAEEVYDLLLENFTAFYDETGNIGRRYRRADAIGTPYCVTIDNQTEEDGTVTIRDRDSMEQIRLHINELTGYFKKLF